Proteins encoded in a region of the Hypomesus transpacificus isolate Combined female chromosome 17, fHypTra1, whole genome shotgun sequence genome:
- the tbcd gene encoding tubulin-specific chaperone D has product MALTEVDNGCNGEDGVGEPEVITKTSVLGGFGESAETRALIASLPEAYGDMVSRESCTEKFLVIMDRYQEQPHLLDPHLEWMLNMLLDLVRSEKSPPLLAHLGFKFLYIISKVRGYKVFMQLLPHEVADVQPVLDLLSRQDPKDPETWETRYMLLLWLSMTCLIPFDLCRLDGHLDPESGQAREPIMDRILAITESYLTVSDKSRDAASVLVSKFVTRPDVKLRRLGDFLDWSLTTISQADDQTMEGIVVLDGAMQSLAQIFKHGKRDDFLQYAPTVLQCLDRRRLSESSQAMLRKLGIKLVQRLGLTFLKPRLAKWRYQRGNRSLASNLSRSPLTSTEDPASPVVDTEDREEDYDIPEEVENVIEQLLVGLKDKETIVRWSAAKGIGRVTGRLPKELADEVVGSVLDCFSFQETDNAWHGGCLALAELGRRGLLLPSRLPDVVPVILKALTYEEKRGACSVGANVRDAACYVCWAFARAYEPVELKAYVNQIACALVITAVFDRNVNCRRAASAAFQENVGRQGTFPHGIDILTAADYFAVGNVTNCYLSISVYIASFPEYTRPMIQHLVAININHWDGVIRELATKALHNLTPQAPEYMASTVLPQLLPMAMGIDLHGRHGAILACAEISHALYKLAANSNRPLTSLISSECVEGLKNIHQKLFDRKQYRGFGGELMRPAVCTLIQKLSLSKMPFKDDPVIAGWQWLIDDSLKSLHLLSSGVRDGVKEAVVQALAALCEEYYQAQPGKADAQMQEVLVAQYIASLKSPEVLTRCGAALALGSQPRFMIHGKLQPILEGLQKACVITRKEGSFTEARRDAIRALAQVCVKVGVRAQGSADSALCAANVTEVYGALLDCMRDYTTDSRGDVGAWVREAAMTSLMEVTLLVASHAPELLAPHLVKRTMCCLAQQAAEKIDRYRAHAGSVFLRLVHSSQPAVPHIPHREELLSIFPLEEAESLNWNAPSQAFPRITQLLHLAQYQYDALLGLTVSVGGLTESTVRFSSQSLFDHLKEIQQDRAALGQFENTLLSIFRDHLHNDRVSIPFLKMLDQMLANSCFEIFTSEDDHPFGVDLLALCKDEIRKSKDVHKLRSCVAVFCGMVQFQGEIRRKVLFQLLLLLCHPFPVIRKSTASQVYEMLLTYDDVIDPSVLDDVTTRLSDTNWESDIATVRSHRNQICELLGVRPPQLVTKSHVQ; this is encoded by the exons ATGGCATTAACTGAGGTAGACAATGGGTGCAATGGGGAGGATGGTGTTGGCGAGCCCGAAGTTATTACCAAAACAAGCGTCCTGGGAGGGTTCGGCGAGAGCGCTGAGACCCGTGCCCTTATAGCGAGTCTACCAGAGGCCTATGGAGACATGGTGTCAAGGGAGTCCTGTACAGAGAAATTCCTGG TCATCATGGACCGTTACCAGGAGCAACCACATCTTCTGGACCCTCATTTGG AATGGATGTTGAACATGCTGTTGGACCTTGTGAGAAGTGAGAAGTCTCCCCCCTTACTGGCCCATCTGGGCTTTAAATTTCTCTACATCATCTCCAAG GTGAGAGGCTACAAAGTCTTCATGCAGCTGCTTCCTCATGAGGTAGCCGATGTCCAGCCAGTTCTGGATCTCCTGTCGAGGCAAGACCCCAAAGATCCAGAG ACATGGGAAACCCGTTACATGCTGCTTCTGTGGCTCTCGATGACCTGCCTCATACCCTTTGACCTCTGCCGTCTGGATGGTCATCTGGACCCAGAATCGGGCCAGGCCAGAGAGCCTATTATGGACCGCATCCTTGCTATCACCGAG TCTTATCTCACAGTTAGTGATAAGTCCAGAGATGCTGCATCTGTTCTGGTATCAAA GTTTGTGACTCGTCCTGACGTGAAGCTGAGGCGCCTGGGAGACTTCCTGGACTGGAGCCTCACTACCATATCCCAGGCAGATGACCAGACCATGGAGGGGATAGTGGTGTTGGATGGGGCTATGCAATCTCTG GCCCAGATTTTCAAGCACGGAAAACGGGATGATTTCCTCCAGTACG CCCCGACCGTGCTGCAGTGCCTGGACCGGCGGCGTCTGTCGGAGAGCAGCCAGGCCATGTTGAGGAAGCTGGGGATCAAACTGGTCCAGAGACTGGGCCTCACCTTCCTCAAACCACGCCTGGCCAAGTGGAG atatCAAAGGGGGAACCGTTCGCTAGCATCCAACTTGTCTAGGAGTCCGTTGACCTCGACCGAGGACCCCGCGTCGCCTGTCGTGGACACTGAGGATCGGGAAGAGGACTATGACATTCCCGAGGAGGTGGAGAACGTCATTG AGCAGCTGCTGGTGGGGCTGAAGGATAAGGAGACTATCGTTCGCTGGTCTGCCGCTAAAGG AATTGGGAGGGTGACAGGAAGGCTTCCTAAGGAACTGGCCGACGAAGTGGTTGGATCGGTGCTGGACTGCTTCAG tttCCAGGAAACAGACAATGCCTGGCACGGGGGCTGCCTGGCCCTGGCAGAGCTGGGCAGAAGAGGACTGCTGCTTCCCTCCAGGCTCCCAGATG TGGTCCCGGTCATCCTGAAGGCACTGACCTacgaggagaagaggggagcgTGCAGCGTGGGCGCCAACGTGCGCGATGCGGCCTGCTACGTGTGCTGGGCCTTCGCCAGGGCCTACGAGCCGGTCGAGCTCAAGGCCTACGTCAACCAGATCGCCTG TGCTCTGGTCATCACGGCTGTGTTCGACAGAAACGTCAACTGCCGCAGAGCTGCATCG GCCGCTTTCCAGGAGAATGTTGGAAGACAG GGAACCTTCCCTCACGGTATTGACATCTTAACAGCAGCTGATTACTTTGCCGTGGGGAATGTGACCAACTGCTACCTGTCCATCAG CGTCTACATCGCCAGCTTCCCAGAGTACACCAGGCCAATGATCCAGCACCTGGTAGCCATAAATATCAACCACTGGGATGG GGTGATAAGAGAGCTAGCAACTAAGGCCCTTCATAACCTGACGCCTCAGGCCCCGGAATACATGGCCTCAACCG TTTTGCCTCAGCTGTTGCCAATGGCGATGGGCATCGACCTCCACGGTCGTCATGGAGCCATCCTGGCCTGTGCTGAGATCAGCCACGCCCTCTACAAGCTCGCCGCAAACTCCAAcag GCCCTTGACTAGCTTAATATCCTCAGAGTGTGTGGAGGGACTGAAAAACATTCACCAGAAG CTGTTTGACAGGAAGCAGTACAG GGGTTTCGGCGGAGAGCTAATGAGACCGGCAG TGTGTACTCTGATTCAGAAGCTGTCCCTCTCCAAGATGCCCTTCAAGGACGACCCTGTCATCG CTGGCTGGCAGTGGCTGATTGACGACAGCCTGAAGAGCCTACATCTCCTCTCCAGCGGAGTCCGGGACGGTGTGAAG GAGGCGGTGGTGCAGGCCCTGGCTGCCCTGTGTGAGGAGTACTACCAGGCCCAGCCTGGCAAGGCGGACGCTCAGATGCAGG aggTGCTGGTGGCCCAGTATATCGCGTCTCTGAAGAGTCCAGAGGTGCTGACTCGCTGTGGCGCTGCGCTGGCCCTGGGCTCCCAGCCCAGATTTATGATCCACGGCAAACTGCAGCCG atccTGGAGGGGCTCCAAAAGGCATGCGTCATCACCCGGAAAGAAGGGAGCTTCACCGAGGCAAGGAGAGACGCCATCCGAGCCCTAGCCCA ggtgtgtgtgaaggtcgGCGTGCGTGCCCAGGGTTCGGCAGACTCGGCGCTGTGTGCGGCGAACGTGACGGAGGTGTACGGAGCTCTGTTGGACTGCATGAGGGACTACACCACCGACAGCAGGGGAGACGTCGGGGCCTG GGTCAGAGAGGCAGCGATGACCAGTCTGATGGAGGTTACTCTCCTGGTGGCCAGCCACGCCCCGGAGCTCCTCGCTCCACATCT CGTGAAGCGCACGATGTGCTGTCTGGCCCAGCAGGCAGCAGAGAAGATCGACCGCTACAGAGCTCACGCTGGCTCCGTCTTCCTGCGTCTCGTCCACAGCTCCCAGCCCGCAGTGCCACACATCCCCCACCGGGAGGAGCTGCTGAGCATCTTCCCCCT ggaggaGGCGGAGAGCTTGAACTGGAATGCTCCCTCGCAGGCCTTCCCTCGCATCACCCAGCTCCTTCACCTGGCCCAGTACCAGTACGACGCTCTGCTGGGCCTCACCGTGTCTGTGGGCGGCCTCACCGAGTCCACG gtgcGTTTCTCCTCCCAGTCACTGTTTGACCACCTGAAGGAGATCCAGCAGGACAGGGCCGCCCTGGGCCAGTTTGAGAACACACTGCTGTCCATCTTCAGAGACCACCTTCACAATgaccg GGTTTCCATCCCCTTCCTGAAGATGCTGGACCAGATGTTGGCCAACAGCTGTTTCGAGATCTTCACCTCGGAAGACGA tcACCCATTTGGTGTGGACTTGCTCGCGCTCTGCAAAGACGAGATCAGGAAGTCCAAGGACGTCCACAAGTTGCGctcctgtgtggctgt GTTCTGTGGGATGGTCCAGTTTCAGGGGGAGATCAGGCGGAAGGTTCTGTTCCAGCTCCTGTTGCTCCTCTGCCACCCGTTCCCTGTG ATCAGGAAGTCCACGGCCAGCCAGGTGTACGAGATGCTGCTGACCTACGACGACGTCATCGACCCCTCGGTGCTGGACGACGTCACGACTCGGCTGAGCGACACCAACTG ggAAAGTGACATCGCCACGGTGAGGAGCCACAGGAACCAGATCTGTGAATTGTTAGGGGTTCGACCACCCCAGCTGGTCACTAAG agCCACGTCCAGTAG
- the znf750 gene encoding zinc finger protein 750, which translates to MDAVQERKPKRPHYIPRPPGKPFKYQCFQCPFTCNEKSHLFNHMKYNLCKNSISLVSQKGGHVGRQVKPVEKGELCPLAPNDDPCPQPVVRSPSPPRQEDGEHEKEEEKKEEEGEEKKEEEIDVEHVSPVRLDTHSVLKPSKETNENKEYRPLPHPSAFSTVTPNRDRADDMKSPIHQSEEPPIPAPLPDNPPYTWGPLGPLLPFKTPHPAQMLPEYSHYMFSERPLHPFYPHYFLPGHPHLNGSNPSPYHRDFLESQRPVLAQPLAQPPHPSLYPQYPYRYSPTLHPAPSVHYGLYRPHELQIPVPGSRYFPLDVYRSGLRDYDLYFHHRLHSEPAGTAEKEEDRQGPAGDKPTRLSPMAGCAASGSPDRPGHSQLSQRHAEFPHCSVPGEMQAVSQSGDAGPTAQPIGADASRDETAKSLQLRTRPGEGQPEQNAEITTPVSEDCNNSPSERGEDIAPLNLSTRHQDKDVRNDLHASRGSCPGPGAIQEDLPLNLSLRAPVGSSPGLGPTLAAPGGLLQNLSGKEPSDQQRQTAALALCQLAGASSTNLSCGLSTAVSPQESQLSTQPVHSRPPPQTTPALTQKGHKARTEQGPRAKQVKRSSSEQAPLPSKRPAKRSRAKEAGRALRKRPRC; encoded by the exons ATGGACGCCGTCCAGGAGCGCAAGCCCAAGAGGCCCCACTACATCCCCCGACCGCCAGGCAAGCCCTTCAAGTACCAGTGCTTCCAGTGCCCCTTCACCTGCAACGAGAAGTCTCACCTCTTCAACCACATGAAATACAACTTGTGCAAGAACTCCatctccctggtctcccagAAAGGCGGGCATGTCGGCAGGCAGGTCAAGCCCGTGGAAAAGGGTGAACTTTGCCCTCTGGCTCCGAACGACGACCCCTGTCCCCAGCCTGTGGTCCGGAGCCCCAGCCCTCCCCGCCAAGAAGACGGGGAAcacgagaaggaggaggagaagaaggaggaggagggggaggagaagaaggaggaggaaatagACGTGGAACATGTCAGCCCAGTCCGACTGGACACTCACAGTGTCCTGAAGCCAAGCAAAGAAACCAATGAGAACAAAGAATACAGGCCTTTGCCCCACCCTTCAGCCTTCTCCACAGTCACGCCCAATCGGGATAGAGCAGACGACATGAAGTCACCCATCCACCAATCGGAGGAGCCGCCCATCCCCGCTCCGTTACCCGACAACCCTCCCTACACGTGGGGCCCGCTGGGACCATTGTTGCCCTTTAAAACGCCCCACCCAGCTCAAATGCTTCCAGAATATTCCCACTACATGTTCTCAGAGCGGCCCCTGCACCCTTTCTACCCACACTACTTCCTCCCAGGACACCCTCACCTGAACGGGTCGAACCCCTCTCCCTACCACAGAGACTTCCTGGAGTCCCAGAGGCCAGTGCTGGCTCagcccctggcccagcccccccacccctccctctacccccagTACCCATACCGATACAGCCCCACTCTTCACCCGGCACCCTCGGTGCACTACGGCCTGTACCGGCCCCACGAGCTCCAGATTCCAGTCCCGGGCTCCAGGTACTTTCCTCTGGACGTGTACCGGTCCGGGCTCCGGGACTATGACCTTTACTTCCACCATCGTCTCCACAGTGAGCCCGCCGGCACGGCCGAGAAGGAGGAGGACCGCCAAGGGCCGGCAGGGGACAAGCCCACCAGGCTGAGCCCCATGGCGGGGTGCGCTGCCTCGGGCTCACCCGACAGGCCCGGACACTCCCAGTTGAGCCAGAGACACGCCGAGTTCCCCCACTGTAGCGTCCCGGGGGAGATGCAAGCGGTCAGCCAATCGGGCGACGCAGGTCCGACCGCGCAACCCATCGGCGCAGACGCGAGCAGGGATGAGACCGCAAAGAGCTTGCAGCTAAGAACGCGCCCGGGAGAAGG GCAACCAGAGCAGAACGCAGAGATCACAACACCCGTCTCCGAGGACTGCAACAACTCTCCATCTGAACGCGGTGAAGACATAGCCCCCCTGAACCTCTCGACAAGACACCAGGACAAGGACGTCAGAAATGACCTCCACGCCAGCAGAGGGAGCTGTCCTGGTCCGGGAGCCATCCAGGAGGACCTGCCACTGAACCTGAGTCTGAGAGCTCCAGTTGGCAGCAGCCCAGGCCTCGGCCCCACCCTGGCCGCCCCTGGAGGCCTCCTCCAGAATCTGTCTGGGAAGGAGCCTAGCGACCAGCAGAGACAGACCGCAGCCCTGGCCCTGTGCCAGCTGGCCGGTGCCAGCTCAACCAACCTCTCCTGTGGCCTCAGTACTGCAGTCAGCCCCCAAGAGTCACAACTCTCCACACAGCCTGTCCACAGCCGCCCTCCGCCCCAGACCACCCCAGCCCTCACACAGAAGGGCCATAAggccaggacagagcagggcccCAGGGCCAAGCAGGTGAAACGGTCAAGCAGTGAACAGGCCCCGCTTCCCTCAAAGAGGCCAGCCAAGAGGAGCAGGGCTAAGGAGGCCGGTCGGGCCTTGAGGAAGCGGCCTCGCTGCTGA